A window of Phaseolus vulgaris cultivar G19833 chromosome 4, P. vulgaris v2.0, whole genome shotgun sequence genomic DNA:
cttaatttcccCTATCGTCTCAATTGCTCACAAACTCTTTTGCCCCGTTTTCATTTACTTCACCTCCTCAGCTAGAATGTTGTCTTTCATTGCATACGTTTCTGTTCTTGCTGATTCCGATCCGGCTGCACAACCGCACCCTTCTACGTTCGTTGGTGATGCTGTTCAAATCCCGGGTTTCACATCGCCAATACCAAGATCATCGGTCCCTCCCGCTTTTCTTCTTCAAGGTGGCAACTCCTTTCAGAGAATGATCATGGAGGACAGTTGCAAACTCACGAAGCTCGATGGGGTTTTCATCAACTCGTTTGAGGAACTGGAAGGAGAGGCACTAGCAGCGTTGAATGAAGGAAAAGTGGTTAGAGGGTTGCCCCCGGTGTATGGAATTGGCCCCTTAATGGCGTGTGAGTTTGAGAGTGTAGATCAAGGTCAAAGGGGTTGCATGAGTTGGATACTGGAGTGGCTTGATGAACAAGCTGAAGGGTCTGTGGTGTATGTTAGCTTGGGGAGCAGGACTGAGACAAGGAAGGAGCAGATAAAGGACATGGCTTTGGGGTTAACAGAATGCGGGTATAGTTTTTTGTGGGTGGTGAAGTTGAAGAAGGTTGACATAGAAGAGGAGGAGGGTTTGGAGGAGGTGTTGGGGAGTGAGTTGATGAGTAAGGTGAGGGAAAAGGGTGTGGTTGTGAAGGAGTTTGTGGATCAGATCAAGATTCTGGGGCACCCTGCAGTGGGGGGGTTTGTGAGTCATGGAGGGTGGAACTCAATAACTGAGACAGTGCGGGAGGGAAAGCCTATTCTGACATGGCCTCAGCATGCGGATCAGAAGATGACAGCAGAAGCCATAAGGATGAGTGGGGTGGGGATTTGGGCTGATGAGTGGGGGTGGGGGACAGAAAAGGTGGTGAAAGGGAAGGAGATTGCAAAGAGATGATGAGCAATGAGTCTTTGAGGGTCAAAGCTGGAGAAATGAAGGAGGCAGCAAAGAAGGCTTGTGGTGTTGGTGGGAGTTGTGAGGTTATCATTAAGAGACTAATTGAGGAGTGGAAGAAGAATGCTCAAGTCACCTGAGCATTATCACTCAATACTATTTTGCCTATTCACAGTATTAAGTTAAGTTTACGTGTGAATTTGAATTTATGTCAGAAAGTAATGCAGTAGTAACCTCAACTGCATAAAATAGTATGCAAACATATACTCAAACTGTAATTTGTGGTTACATTTCCAATTTGGTTTAGTGTTTATTTTGGGTGTTTGGTTTAGTGTAATTTGGTTACATTACCAAATTTGGTATAATGTAATAAAATCGGAGTTTACATCTTAGGAAAGATTTTTCCTTAGAAGTAAATATTGACAAGGAGAAACTAGAAACTTTAAAAAGACTCCAAATAGAAGACTCTTTCTTTATTCACTGTCGTTGTGTTTGGTTATTATAGTTATGTTTGGTTAGGTATATGTACTATTGAACTGAATTTGGAGGTTGAGAAAATGGTTGTACTCTTCATGTTTGGTTGGATATATTTGAAGTGAAatgcatagaaaaaaaaaaatgtgtggaAAGTGGGACATGGTGAATGATTTACGTACTTAATTCTTACATGGTTGAAGAAGAATGTGGACATGCATGGTAACATGACTATTTTGATACTTAGGTTAGTCATTCATCATTTAACATGTTTTATGTGGAGTTGTGCATGTGGCTTCATGAACACCTATTTTCACAAAAAATTTCCATGCtccaaattaaatatataaatatgataCCTTCAATTATAATATTGATTCTCCCAAAGTTTTAGTGTCAAATCCTTTCTTTAATTACAAACtctaaactaattttttttttataatcatataaacattttatttacatttatattatcCGGGGATGGATCTAAATCTATGTACCCATGTGCACCAAAGTCATGGATTTCTTCTCTTACAATTGGCCTGTATATAAAGATTCAATTTTGTCAAAAAATTTGTGTAGTTCACAATTCTTAGCATGGCTTCTGCTTATGGCAAAAATTCATATGTTGGTGACTTTCTTGATTCAAACAAATGTGATGGATTCAGAGACAAAACATTTGGGGTGTCAACACTGTCCATGGCTCATTTTAAGCCACAACAACATAGTTGGCCACACTTTGCACTCAAACATGATTCATGGTCAGGGCAGTATACTTCGGATTATGTTCAAGCTACCATTCACAAGTTGGAGACTTTGATAGCTGAAGACGAATTTCATCAACACCACAAATCATATCAACCTTTGATTTCTCCTATACTTGGAGGTGGAACACCAAATTCAGGGTCACAATCACAGTTATTGTTTAATCTTGGTTTATGTGATAAGGGGAATTTTTGGCATTCTTCAATGATATCACATAATGAAATCACATATATTCCTGATTTAAATGGTTCACTTGATGATCAAAATTCTGCTgaagaaaatagtttttctcCCATGGCTACTAATGGGGTGGTGGAGAAACTTGATTTGACTCTCAAGATTTAAAATCACAAACTAGTTTTAATTTGAGAAGTTCTTGTATATTCATTTCATGTTAGAAATTTAGGAAACTACtttgtttctattttgtttttgtttacttGAATATACCTATGTCATATTTTACTCAATCAATAATTTTgatcttttcattttaaattagagaatttattttttctaaattagtaggACCaacgttatattttttttttatattcttatgAATTTAAGAAATGTATCAAGAGTTTTACAAGAACTCACTCATCCCCAccaacttatttaattttttttctctgtgCATGGTAATATTAATTTTCATCTTTTGTTTTgctaaattcaaaatatatttttacttttttagcattctttcattttattactcttctatttctatattttatacGTTTTAATATAATgtgatttattaaaaaaaaatattatattttacgAGTTCTTGAAATGGTGaatagagaaaataaataaatctagaAAGCTAGTAATCCACACagatcataaaataaaatggatTCATCTTTTAGAATTGACATTAAATCTCTATGATAATCAGTAactaactaattatttaattgattGTTAAAGAATACATATTATAATTTGTGATATATTCTGTATTAATTAATGGGTTGTTGAGAAACGTACAAATTATAATTACttatcttttaaaaggattgtaatttgttataaattaaattttaaaatgattactTAAGaactaactttattttttttatctaatgcATTTAATTAGCGTAAAAGACGGGTAAAATTCCttcttaattatgattttatgttTTCTTATATAAGATTTTGTGCTTACTAATACACACGGAAAACATTCAAACctcaaataaaagaataataaatgatgaataaatattttttttaccaaaatatttGGATATCATTTCTTATCATCCCACTTAATCAAGAAAATTGATGCctataaatataaagaaaatcataaaaaaatattgttttttttctgAGAAACTATTTGTGCATGTTCGGAGATATACCTAAAAAATTCATAGTAATCAATCAAAGTACCCAGAAGTTTTTAGGATTTAGGATTTAGTTTTTACATAACTAGTTttaatcataatcataatcatataaataacaTCACATGACCAAGATTTATattcttcatttaaaaaaaatcattattaaggTTTTAAATATTCTAATTCTAAATTCTAAAAGTTACAAAGAACTCATTCTTTGGTGCTATTTAACGTAATCCTTTTAGATAAATATTGATTTTGATGTTTTCTTAGTCTCCACTAATATTCTACCAGCAAGATAGAAGATGTTTTGGTGGAGGTTGCATCAACATTCACCTTAATATTCAGTGGATGCAGAAAGTGCTAATATAAATATTCTATCATTTTGATTTACCTAATTTATTTCTAAAaggtaaaaaattattaataaagttCAACTCAATTGATTAAACAGCATATAATAATCGTACCCTTAttcaatgttatttttcaatatttagGATATTCacttaaaattattaagaagttCTCTCTATAAATACACAACTATtctaatatagaaaaaaaaaacttaaatactTTGATTTAAGACTATTTAAACTTTAACAAgaacatatatataattaagacATAAGTTTTATCCCTCATGAAATgagatattataaataatgtttaatagttttttttagtcAATAGTAAttttcttcaatatttttttttaaatcatgaGAAAAACATGTTAAACTTATAAACAAATACGAAAAAGAAGAGGAAGTCAACGAAAGTCATATTTTGTGTCGGCAATTAAATGGAAACGCACTCAGTCGGTGGCTTCTTTCCAAATTCCATTTAATAGCTGCAAAACCTTTTTCCACGTGTTGTTTCTGTgcttttacataaaaaaaaaaaaaagaaccaaaaacaaaaaatacaccatttttttttatcaagaaagGACACAAATAACAAGTCAGATtggattgaatttaaaaaaaataataataataacttcttttttttatcaattaataagaAAGGATTTATGCAATTTAGATCCATCGAATCTCattctatatataaaatttagctttaagaataacataaaaaaaaaaaaaacacgagTATATCTAAAGAATTAACACGTGCTAAAAAGTTATCTCGTTTGCAAGAGATAAGGTTGTCGAAAAAGCAGAATTACACGCGGATACCTTACTTGAACTGTGTCCTCACTACAATCatagaaaaaaaactattttataataataactatttaataagttatttaattaaaatataaattaaattattaagtaaaaaattataaaaatagttattaaatcAGAGTATAAAATTTGAAGAGTGTCAAATTATTATGTCCCTTCATATAATTTAAGCATTATTTCTCAAAAAATAGTATCCTAATGCAAATTGAATAAAGCATCCAAGGCAGACACAATACTCATCATGTTCCCTTTTAAGCACTATATAATAGAGGCTACTCTTTCCTAATCCATTCTCCATTCAGAAACAATGAAGGCCTCACTCTTACCATTTTCCATTCTCTTTTTTGCTTTCACCATACAACTCTTCATTGGTATTGCTGTAGCAGCACCTGAACCAGTGGTTGACACCTCAGGCCAGAAGCTGAGAACTGGTGTCAAGTACTACATTCTGCCAGTCTTCAGAGGCAGAGGTGGTGGCCTAACAGTTTCAAGCAGTGGCAACAACACATGCCCCCTCTTTGTGGTGCAAGAGAAGCCTGAAGTATTGAATGGCACCCCAGTTACTTTCACACCCTACAATGCCAAAAGTGGTGTCATCCTAACCTCAACTGATCTCAACATCAAGTCCTATGGCACAACCACCTCCTGTGACAAACCCCCAGTGTGGAAGCTCCTCAAGGTGTTAACTGGGGTGTGGTTTTTGAGCACTGGTGGTGTTGAAGGCAATCCGGGGATTGACACCATTGTCAATTGGTTTAAGATTGAGAAGGCTGAGAAAGACTATGTGATTTCTTTCTGTCCCTCAGTGTGCAAATGCCAGACTTTGTGTAGGGAACTTGGGTTATATGTTGGTGATGATGGAAACAAGCATTTGTCTCTCAGTGATAAGGTTCCATCCTTCAGGGTTATGTTCAAGAGGGCATAATAAATGGCATATGCTGTTGTTGAAGTGTAAGCAAGCACTTCTTTTGTTCACACTTTGTGAAGGAAAGAGTTAATTGGTTGGTGATCAATAATGCATAACCCCTTTATCATCTTATTTATCTTTTGTGCCTAGTTGTAAGCAAACTTAATTACATTACTCAGTTAACTTGAAAAGCAAaacttgaaaaacaaaataacaatcATGAATCACAAATGGTACTAAATTCTTCATTTGGTCCCTAATTGACACGGTCTTCTAAGCCATGTTGCATTTTTCACCACTTCTCACAGTGGACACAACCATGATGTATTTTTCTGTGGCATATACAAATTAGTCACCAGCTGCTGTTAATCATCGCCAAAAGATAACAGTGAAAATAATACAGAACAGGCAACACAGATAAACTTGAACATCACATTGCAAGAAATCTCATTCTCATTATAAAACTTAACTACTCAACAGAAAAATTAAACTAAGTACTTCACAAAAATAGAGTTAATATTTACTCCTTTTGGTAGTGATTGGACATGGAAATGGCTTTATTGAGATTCTTGAGAGCTTTCTCGAACCGCAAGAACCCCAGAAACCAAAATTCAGAATCATCCTCTGTCACTATCTCTATGTACTTCTGTTCTACATTATTCACATTCTGGCTTTCATTGACCTCTTTTATTCTACCTATTGGGATCAAAACCTGCATAtataataagaagaaaaatgacATCAGAATCCAGAAGAATGCAAtagataaaaaaacatatacacaagattttaaattaatttgagtTTAAAGCTAGGTTGCATCATGTGAAAGACTACCTTGTAAGGTGCCCTGGCTAACTCTCCTGTCACAGAACTGAAGGTTATTGGCCTTTCACTGTAAAATGCAACCTTTTCGGTTGAGATAAAGAGAACTCCAGCAATAGGACCAGCAGTGGTATATAAATAACACTGAGAGGCCTTCAACAATTGCTCTTTTTCTTGCATCCCAAAAACATTCTTGAAGATGTTCCCTCTTCCTCCTTCTTGTATAATCCTTGCCCCCAAACTCAACTTCCCCTTCAGAATCTCAGACAGATTAGGACCCATTTTCACTGCAGAGTCATGCATGCAAACAGCACATGGTGAGTTAATCTAATGTTCAATAGAATTGAtcactttttttataatatggAGTGTGATCTCTCAACTTTGAATTACCATGGTCATGAATCCTACATGTAAAACTGCTGCTTTTTCCTGTGTCATTTTCTTTACCTGCAGAAGGTACAATAGAACTCCCTTTATAGTCTGTTACATGTTTAGTCTCGTGCATCGATGTCATGAGTAAAAGTGTAAAACCAAGGAAGAAAATGGTGGTTCTTACCTTTGCTGATGAAAGAATAGCTATCAAcagaaatttgattttgtggTAAATCGTCATCAAGATGTGGAAAAGAAATGAATCTCCCCGGAGAGGTAGTAGGAAAAGACTTCATAATTGTGATTTCAGAAATTTGATATTCAAAAATGGAGTTCTTCAATATATGCTGACACAGATTGTATGAGCTACAATACAATTCTTGTTAAAAGCTGTTCAAGGGAAACTTTGTATTATAAGTTTTGTAGTGATTATTgtaatcaaaatacaatttggtATATAAGACAAAATCAAGTCTTGATTTTCACAGAATATGCATTGTTTCTGGGTAATAACTTGGCTGAAATTTAAGCCGAATGAGCAAGTGGATTCGAATATTTTTTCCAAGTCAAAGAAAGTTGGTATACTCAGTGGTTTTGAATTTGATTATCTATTTAATGGTTGGTTGACCTAAGCGTGGCCATCATTGACTATTCTAGAATGAACTGCTATTCTTTTATTTCGAAATTTAGAAGAAGAGAAAGCACAATTTTATCTGATTACGTACAGTATATAGAATATTTGTTATTCGATTCAACAAATGTTTTATGATTTAGGGTTTTGACTTTTGGGTTAACTAGTTGTACAAAATTATCAACGTTGTTAATTATTCGATATTTTGAGTGTTgttaatgttataataaaattatatatttattttatttaatgtattttataCACCGTATGAGTATAATCATTAATATGgaattatcttatttatttttagttaattgACCGACCTgattataaatgttaattttagttaggttgatatttctataaattttgttttgagttgGATTTTGAAACAAGTCAGAAAGAGAGTATAAgtgtttaatattattattattatataattatttatttttcaactttgaacattaatattaactaaataaatGAGTGAATTTTAACAATCCATTTTTGTATGtaacattaaaattttaaagattacatgattttataattaatcttaatcaggaaaataataataattaacaatTTAGAGGTTTACATTATGCATTGttggtataaaaaaatatgcatttaataaaacataaattgtggtaagtataatttataaaataattaagggAAAACGTGATATTTGTTTTATACTTTTCTTTGTCTAACCTAATTTTAATCTCTTATAGTTTCAAATTCATGAATTGGGTTCtcaaattttggaaaatatgtcTATTTAGTCTCTCCTTCAATTTTGTAGTTATAAAAAAACCATCACTGCATTTTGAACTTAAGCAAGATTTATTCTACAAAGTTTGAAAGCTAATTCGTCAATTtagaattattataaattaaaatcaagtTTGACAAGAAAAgcacaaaaaatatatttctctcAATAATTACTATAAAAGTCAATAAAATAACTTAACACCACCAtcgattaaaaaatttatcctCAATTAGTAATTTgtgatattaaaaatataaatttatttattaaagatcTTACTTtactaaaagtaaaataaatttataatatataaataaaaacgaATCTCATCTTACTGATTTTATAAGTTTAATTTCATAAGATTGAGTTatattatgataaaataaaataaatttacaaaatcggttataaaagaatatttagaaaaatatttttcaattattatatttcaaaaattgGACTAGAAATAGATTCATTTAATCAATAATCGGTCTGATTACATATAAGAATCAGTTTGTATAAAATCagtatttaatgatattttatattattactgATTCTccacttttttatattattaaaaaaaatcaatcaaaaaaatcaatttttataaaagaaaacaagagACTTCTCGGTTTTGGGTAAGTAACCCCATATTTGGGCCCAACAAGAAGCCCAATCATTCCCTATAAATTCGTAGACTCGGCTTCTCCAATGTTTTCATTGTGCATCAGCTCCGAAGCGAAACCTAAAGCCTAGAACCTTCTTCTTTCACAGTCTGCCGGAATCACCGATGGATCCTCAGCCTGAGCCGGTCAGCTACATCTGCGGAGGTTTCTTCCCTAATCTCGTCTCACTTTGACCTAAATGCGTTTTTCGGTTTTTCTTTTCTGCAAATATAAATGTGTGTTTAGGGTTTTGATGATGAATTGTGATTTTACTTGTGTATATGCTTCAGATTGTGGCATGGAGAATACGCTGAAGCCTGGTGACGTTATACAGTGCCGCGAGTGCGGTTACCGTATTCTTTACAAGAAGCGCACTCGTCGCAGTAAGTTTCAATTTCATTGACGCGCTATTCTATATACATTCTGTGTCGATCGTGGTTGCTGACTTATCTTCTGTTTTCTTCACTTATGtttattaattcaaataataGAAGTAATGAGTAATTATTATTGACGTTGGAAATTCTCTCTCCTTAGGTGTGTCTTCTTTATAATGCGTTCGTGAGTTTGTTAGAGAAGAGTGTTAGTTTAAAACAAGTCTCTGTTTCTAGTTTTTCGATTCAGTCCTGTGTAACAGTGTAGACTAAGGCCTTTTTGAAAactgtatttgtttttttttttttaaacttgtaTGCCGCAGAGCACATTTAGAAGTGTTTGTAATTgagcatgattttttttataagcttTTTCTTGAGCACTTGAATAGAGcatttgaaggaaaaaaaaaaaagacgaTGCGAAAGCATGTGTTACATTAGCAGATTTTTATGAGTTTCTAAACTAGAACACTTGTtctgtaaatattttttagaactAAACTGATTTTGTATGAGAAATTGATTGTTGTCTGGTGTAGACTATTTTTAAAagcttattttaaaataaaaaatgagaagCTATTAAATAGACCCTGagttttttctcttctcttcggTATTGCATGGTGAGCTTGATTACTGGTAGAAGACCTAGACAGACAATTCATTTACTAGTTGCTGTAGGCTATTCAATTATACATTTATGGGTTTTCATGATTTTGCATATTATGctaatgtgtgtgtgtgtgatatAGGCTACGCATTTTTTTGGAGTCATACAGAAAACAGACTATTAATATGATTGGTTCAATTTTAGCCTTctataaatttgtaatatttttggTGTGCAAGTCATctctataaaatttaaattttataaaccaCAATAATATTGATAGTTTAAGTATgaatcaaatgttttaaatgttggGACATGAAAACATCGTTTCTCAATGTCCCACTATAAGCACCATGATTTTGTTGGAAGGTGGTTAAGATCAAAGTGAACATTGTTTAGTGTTTAGGCTTGTTTAGTTTGAAGCATCATGAGAATgatttgtttagggtttagactCAAGTTTGGGCAATTCCATTGGAAGAGCTACTTGTACTTGGCATATAAATATAGATAACATAACTAATATAAACTATGCACAG
This region includes:
- the LOC137837829 gene encoding kunitz trypsin inhibitor 5, giving the protein MKASLLPFSILFFAFTIQLFIGIAVAAPEPVVDTSGQKLRTGVKYYILPVFRGRGGGLTVSSSGNNTCPLFVVQEKPEVLNGTPVTFTPYNAKSGVILTSTDLNIKSYGTTTSCDKPPVWKLLKVLTGVWFLSTGGVEGNPGIDTIVNWFKIEKAEKDYVISFCPSVCKCQTLCRELGLYVGDDGNKHLSLSDKVPSFRVMFKRA
- the LOC137837828 gene encoding putative GEM-like protein 8, which produces MKSFPTTSPGRFISFPHLDDDLPQNQISVDSYSFISKGKENDTGKSSSFTCRIHDHVKMGPNLSEILKGKLSLGARIIQEGGRGNIFKNVFGMQEKEQLLKASQCYLYTTAGPIAGVLFISTEKVAFYSERPITFSSVTGELARAPYKVLIPIGRIKEVNESQNVNNVEQKYIEIVTEDDSEFWFLGFLRFEKALKNLNKAISMSNHYQKE
- the LOC137837827 gene encoding DNA-directed RNA polymerases II, IV and V subunit 12; this encodes MDPQPEPVSYICGDCGMENTLKPGDVIQCRECGYRILYKKRTRRIVQYEAR